In Nocardia asteroides, the following proteins share a genomic window:
- a CDS encoding 4Fe-4S dicluster domain-containing protein, producing the protein MALVPQRADVPVTIDESLCITGCTLCVDMCPLDSLAIHEDSGKAYMHVDECWYCGPCAARCPTGAVTVNMPYLLR; encoded by the coding sequence ATGGCACTCGTCCCCCAGCGTGCCGACGTCCCCGTGACGATCGACGAATCGCTGTGCATCACCGGCTGCACCCTGTGCGTCGACATGTGTCCGCTCGATTCCCTTGCCATCCACGAGGATTCGGGCAAGGCCTACATGCACGTCGACGAGTGCTGGTACTGCGGGCCGTGCGCGGCCCGCTGCCCCACCGGCGCCGTCACCGTCAACATGCCCTATCTGCTCCGCTGA
- a CDS encoding GntR family transcriptional regulator — protein MQVSEKTATPIRGHRADRARRVADILRHQILAGAVEGALPGEQELAAEHGTSRNTVREALALLRDEGLIDRAPKVGTRVAARKYDHGLDALLGLQETLKQHGTVRNEVRAATHITAPPAVARRLGLAPGDQVVYIERLRFLADLPLSLDLTYLAPDVGAAVLAADLASTDVFVLLEQVTGQSLGEADLALEAVAADPHTATTLDTPAGAPLLMLERLTHLDDGRPVDLEYIRMRGDRITMRGSLTRSAPEWKVL, from the coding sequence ATGCAGGTCAGCGAGAAAACGGCAACGCCGATCCGAGGCCACCGCGCCGATCGGGCGCGACGGGTGGCAGACATCCTGCGCCACCAGATCCTGGCAGGCGCGGTCGAGGGCGCGTTGCCCGGCGAGCAGGAACTCGCCGCCGAACACGGCACCTCCCGCAACACCGTCCGCGAGGCGCTGGCGCTGTTGCGCGACGAAGGGCTCATCGATCGCGCGCCCAAGGTCGGTACCCGTGTCGCGGCCCGCAAATACGATCACGGCCTCGACGCGCTGCTGGGACTGCAGGAGACGCTCAAGCAGCACGGCACCGTCCGCAACGAGGTCCGCGCGGCCACCCACATCACCGCTCCCCCGGCGGTCGCGCGCAGGCTCGGGCTGGCGCCCGGTGACCAGGTCGTCTACATCGAGCGGCTGCGCTTCCTGGCCGATCTGCCGCTGAGCCTGGACCTGACCTATCTCGCGCCCGATGTCGGCGCCGCGGTCCTGGCCGCCGATCTGGCCTCCACCGACGTGTTCGTGCTGCTCGAGCAGGTGACCGGCCAGTCGCTGGGCGAGGCCGACCTCGCCCTGGAGGCGGTCGCGGCCGACCCGCACACCGCGACCACACTCGACACCCCGGCGGGCGCCCCGCTGCTCATGCTCGAACGTCTCACCCACCTCGACGACGGCCGTCCCGTCGATCTCGAGTACATCCGCATGCGCGGTGACCGCATCACCATGCGCGGCAGCCTCACCCGCAGCGCACCCGAATGGAAGGTCCTCTAG
- a CDS encoding hotdog domain-containing protein: MDDTQVGNSLPDAEHHEGGFRPVAELIQQRKEAGLDKTVGGPHYGELIEQTRELMDRMRLINPSDELAKDAIATLEQLNARLDAAVVDEWSAPSWTRTDLPSRGNITLPPYTVDSADVDGVTARLTFRTFHLGGNSAAHGGQIGVAFDDILGMTAAVHTAAVTRTASLTIDYRSITPLNRELTVRAWVERVDGRKVYLRATMHDGERLCAEANGLFILLKPGQP, translated from the coding sequence ATGGACGATACACAGGTCGGCAACTCGCTGCCGGACGCAGAGCACCACGAAGGCGGTTTCCGGCCGGTCGCCGAGCTGATCCAGCAGCGCAAGGAGGCGGGGCTGGACAAGACGGTCGGCGGCCCGCACTACGGCGAGCTGATCGAGCAGACCCGCGAGCTGATGGACCGGATGCGCCTGATCAACCCGTCCGACGAGCTGGCCAAGGACGCGATCGCGACGCTCGAGCAGCTCAATGCCCGCCTCGACGCCGCCGTCGTCGACGAGTGGTCGGCGCCCAGCTGGACCCGCACCGATCTGCCCTCGCGCGGCAACATCACGCTGCCGCCGTACACCGTCGACAGCGCCGACGTGGACGGTGTCACCGCCCGGCTCACCTTCCGGACCTTCCACCTGGGCGGCAACAGCGCGGCGCACGGCGGCCAGATCGGGGTGGCCTTCGACGACATCCTGGGCATGACCGCCGCGGTGCACACCGCGGCCGTCACCCGCACGGCCTCGCTGACCATCGACTACCGCTCGATCACCCCGCTCAACCGGGAGCTGACCGTGCGCGCGTGGGTCGAGCGCGTCGACGGCCGCAAGGTGTACCTGCGGGCCACCATGCACGACGGCGAGCGCCTGTGCGCGGAGGCCAACGGACTGTTCATCCTCCTCAAGCCCGGCCAGCCCTGA
- a CDS encoding HAD family hydrolase, with protein MGIAAVVFDMDGVLIDSEPIWEQVRHEYVDLKGGRWQPDSQRKMMGMATQEWAAYMSDDLGVAMPLDELATKVIDLMADRYAHHVPLLPGAVEAVQRCAGQWKLGLASSSPRSLIDLVLAKAGLLEYFSAILSTEEVGRGKPAPDVYLTVAQRLSVDPAHCTAVEDSTNGLLSAHAAGMRVIADPRPEFPPAPDALARAAVVIGSLDELTPEVVTGTA; from the coding sequence ATGGGTATCGCGGCGGTTGTGTTCGACATGGACGGCGTGCTGATCGATTCCGAACCCATCTGGGAACAGGTCAGGCACGAGTATGTCGATCTCAAAGGTGGCCGGTGGCAACCGGATTCGCAACGCAAGATGATGGGCATGGCCACCCAGGAGTGGGCCGCGTACATGAGCGACGACCTCGGCGTCGCCATGCCGCTCGACGAACTCGCCACCAAGGTCATCGACCTGATGGCCGACCGCTACGCCCACCACGTCCCGCTGCTGCCGGGCGCGGTCGAGGCGGTGCAGCGGTGCGCCGGGCAGTGGAAGCTGGGCCTGGCCAGCTCCTCGCCGCGCAGTCTCATCGACCTGGTGCTGGCCAAGGCCGGGTTGCTCGAGTACTTCTCGGCGATCCTGTCCACCGAGGAGGTCGGCCGTGGCAAGCCCGCGCCCGATGTCTACCTGACCGTCGCGCAGCGGCTGAGCGTGGATCCGGCGCACTGTACCGCCGTGGAGGACTCCACCAATGGGCTGCTTTCCGCCCACGCGGCCGGGATGCGGGTGATCGCCGACCCACGCCCGGAGTTCCCGCCCGCACCGGACGCGCTGGCCCGGGCCGCCGTCGTCATCGGGTCGCTGGACGAACTCACCCCCGAGGTGGTCACCGGTACCGCCTGA
- a CDS encoding DinB family protein: MTWTAPEVQPERTLVGADERPMLQSWLDFHRQSLLNKCGGLDAGQLATRSVSPSTLSLLGLVRHLTEVERGWFRVAAAGLDVDPVYGSEAEPDADFDDLDSVPAEAAFAAFHAEVAACDAAVAALPLDHVFHVPWRSDGYTLRWVYVHMIEEYARHNGHADLLRERIDGVTGSF, translated from the coding sequence ATGACGTGGACAGCACCCGAAGTCCAGCCGGAACGGACCCTCGTCGGAGCGGACGAGCGCCCGATGTTGCAGTCCTGGTTGGACTTTCACCGACAGAGCCTGCTGAACAAGTGTGGCGGGCTCGACGCCGGGCAGCTGGCGACCCGGTCGGTGTCGCCCTCCACGCTGTCGCTGCTCGGACTGGTCCGCCACCTCACCGAAGTCGAGCGCGGGTGGTTCCGGGTGGCCGCCGCCGGCTTGGACGTGGACCCGGTCTACGGGTCCGAGGCGGAGCCGGACGCCGATTTCGACGATCTCGACTCGGTGCCCGCCGAGGCGGCGTTCGCCGCGTTCCACGCCGAGGTCGCCGCCTGTGACGCGGCTGTCGCCGCCCTGCCGCTCGACCACGTCTTCCACGTGCCGTGGCGCTCCGACGGCTACACCCTGCGCTGGGTGTACGTGCACATGATCGAGGAGTACGCCCGGCACAACGGGCACGCCGACCTGCTGCGGGAGCGGATCGACGGGGTGACCGGCAGTTTCTGA
- a CDS encoding ABC transporter ATP-binding protein, whose product MSAVPVIELDEVTFRREGKKIINGISLTVRAGEHWALLGPNGAGKSTLLGFCGAVTFPTTGAVRVLGEQFGRVELARLRRSIGHVNPRHPLRYPLTVREVVLTGITGTIDTPMRWTPTADELNRVDAIIDTLGLAGRTADIWPTLSQGERGRTLIARALVSGPRVLLLDEPSTGLDLAAREQLLTTIDTLDRTHPEVASILVTHHLEELPSTTTHALLIAGGRTVAAGPAAEVITTEHVSTAFDHPIDVRFDEGRWSARAR is encoded by the coding sequence ATGAGCGCCGTCCCGGTGATCGAACTCGACGAGGTGACCTTCCGCCGCGAGGGCAAGAAGATCATCAACGGCATCTCGCTGACCGTGCGGGCCGGCGAGCACTGGGCGCTGCTCGGGCCCAACGGCGCGGGCAAGAGCACCCTGCTCGGCTTCTGCGGCGCGGTCACCTTCCCCACCACCGGCGCGGTGCGGGTGCTCGGCGAACAGTTCGGCCGGGTGGAACTGGCGCGGCTGCGGCGCTCGATCGGGCACGTGAACCCGCGGCATCCGCTGCGCTACCCGCTGACGGTGCGCGAGGTCGTGCTCACCGGCATCACCGGCACGATCGACACCCCGATGCGCTGGACCCCCACCGCGGACGAGCTGAACCGCGTGGACGCGATCATCGACACCCTCGGTCTGGCGGGCAGGACCGCCGACATCTGGCCGACCCTGTCGCAGGGCGAACGCGGCCGCACGCTCATCGCCCGCGCGCTCGTCAGCGGGCCGCGGGTGCTGCTGCTGGACGAACCGTCCACCGGCCTGGACCTGGCCGCTCGTGAACAGTTGCTCACCACCATCGACACGCTGGACCGCACCCATCCCGAGGTGGCCTCGATCCTGGTGACCCACCATCTCGAGGAACTGCCCAGCACCACCACGCACGCCCTGCTGATCGCCGGTGGCCGCACCGTCGCCGCAGGTCCGGCGGCCGAGGTGATCACCACCGAGCACGTGTCGACCGCCTTCGACCACCCGATCGACGTGCGTTTCGACGAGGGCCGCTGGAGTGCGCGGGCGCGGTGA